A section of the Leptotrichia buccalis C-1013-b genome encodes:
- a CDS encoding type II secretion system F family protein, protein MASIIKSKESEISEKDLLSFTKSVYYLLNGKISLIDTLGIVAQNYSGDLKSKIIRTKQQIEKGVSLHRAFSKITANKEFMEMVKIGEETGNLEIVFKNLYEKYEFNQKIKKDVKNLSIYPITVIITALVIVFILLKFVVPKFVLIYSDIGQELPRVTQIVINISKITDKYGIFLLIAIIFLFFGLKNWKGKNEKNFEKIFLEMKLVGQMYKNICILNFTRNMYSLTDANVPLIQSLKMCTNSKSYILNEELKKIILKIEKGESIQKSFKHTTFFDNEYVSFLAIGEKTGEMKISFFNLNEIYYEKVSEKIKWFLKMFEPLSIIFIGVIIGLIVFSVMLPIFKMGEML, encoded by the coding sequence ATGGCAAGTATTATAAAGAGCAAGGAAAGTGAAATTAGTGAAAAAGACTTGCTATCGTTTACGAAAAGTGTATATTATTTATTAAATGGTAAAATTTCGCTAATTGATACACTTGGAATTGTTGCACAGAATTATAGTGGAGATTTGAAAAGTAAGATAATTCGTACAAAACAGCAGATTGAAAAGGGAGTTTCTCTTCATAGGGCTTTTTCAAAGATTACTGCAAATAAAGAATTTATGGAAATGGTAAAAATTGGGGAAGAAACTGGAAATTTGGAAATAGTCTTTAAGAATCTGTATGAAAAATACGAGTTTAATCAGAAAATAAAAAAAGATGTGAAAAATTTGAGCATTTATCCAATAACAGTTATAATTACAGCATTAGTAATTGTGTTTATATTGTTAAAGTTTGTTGTACCTAAATTTGTCCTAATTTATTCTGACATTGGGCAGGAATTACCGAGAGTTACGCAAATTGTGATAAATATTAGTAAAATAACGGATAAATATGGTATTTTTCTTTTAATTGCCATAATTTTTTTATTTTTTGGATTAAAAAATTGGAAAGGAAAAAATGAAAAGAATTTTGAAAAAATTTTTTTAGAAATGAAACTGGTTGGGCAAATGTATAAAAATATTTGCATATTGAATTTTACAAGAAATATGTATTCTCTGACAGATGCCAATGTTCCATTGATTCAATCCTTAAAAATGTGTACAAATTCCAAAAGTTATATTTTAAATGAGGAACTGAAAAAAATTATTTTAAAAATAGAAAAAGGTGAGAGTATTCAAAAATCCTTTAAACATACGACTTTTTTTGATAATGAATACGTAAGTTTCCTTGCAATTGGAGAAAAGACCGGCGAAATGAAAATATCATTTTTTAATTTGAATGAAATTTATTACGAAAAAGTTAGCGAGAAAATAAAATGGTTTTTAAAAATGTTTGAGCCGCTTTCGATAATTTTTATCGGAGTAATTATTGGGCTTATTGTATTTTCAGTTATGCTGCCTATTTTTAAAATGGGGGAAATGCTGTAA
- a CDS encoding ROK family protein, with translation MAIIAAVEAGGTKFICGLGTEDGKIIERVSIPTTTPEETMAQVIEYFKDKEFDVMGVGSFGPIDPVKGSKTYGYITKTPKPYWSDYNLIGELKKHYDVPMEFDTDVNGAALAESWWGAGENLKNVMYITVGTGIGAGAVVDGKMLQGLTHPEMGHIFLKRHKDDKFEGRCPFHKDCMEGMAAGPAIEDRWGKKGFELADRNEVWDMEAYYLAQAVVNYTLILSPQRIIMGGGVMKQKQLFPLIRKYVLEFLNGYVQKEEILEKIEDYIVYPGLGDEAGFVGSIALGKIALENNRK, from the coding sequence ATGGCAATTATTGCGGCAGTTGAAGCTGGGGGAACAAAATTTATATGTGGATTGGGAACTGAAGATGGGAAAATTATCGAAAGAGTAAGTATTCCAACTACAACTCCTGAAGAAACAATGGCACAAGTTATTGAATATTTTAAAGACAAGGAATTTGATGTAATGGGTGTTGGGAGCTTTGGACCGATTGATCCTGTAAAAGGCTCTAAAACTTACGGATATATTACAAAAACTCCAAAGCCTTACTGGAGCGATTATAATTTAATTGGAGAGTTGAAAAAACATTATGATGTTCCGATGGAATTTGATACTGATGTAAATGGAGCGGCGCTTGCGGAAAGCTGGTGGGGTGCTGGAGAAAATCTGAAAAATGTTATGTATATTACTGTTGGAACTGGAATTGGGGCTGGAGCAGTTGTTGATGGGAAAATGCTTCAAGGATTGACTCATCCTGAAATGGGACATATATTCTTGAAAAGACATAAAGATGATAAGTTTGAAGGAAGATGCCCTTTCCATAAGGACTGTATGGAAGGAATGGCAGCAGGGCCTGCAATAGAAGACAGATGGGGTAAAAAAGGATTTGAACTTGCCGATAGGAATGAAGTTTGGGACATGGAAGCATATTATTTGGCTCAGGCTGTAGTAAATTATACTTTGATTTTATCGCCACAAAGAATAATTATGGGTGGGGGAGTTATGAAACAAAAGCAGCTGTTTCCATTAATTAGAAAATATGTGTTGGAATTTTTAAATGGGTATGTTCAAAAAGAGGAAATTTTAGAAAAAATAGAAGACTATATTGTTTATCCAGGACTTGGAGATGAAGCAGGATTTGTCGGATCAATCGCATTGGGGAAAATTGCATTGGAAAATAACAGAAAATAA
- a CDS encoding O-methyltransferase: MIENFMESSKYAQNLFKIRNEIIQDIKNESLDENVPIITDEVLNYMIFTARNIKARNILEIGTATGYSGLFLAQIANENSGFLTTMEIDEIRYGKAVENFKKLGLFEKNKMIFGDALEEIPKLDKNVKYDFIFIDASKGQYLKFFEMSYELLNENGIIFIDNLMFRGLVAADKEEIPKRYKTIVRRLKEFIEKLNEEYNFVLLPFGDGVGIVKK, translated from the coding sequence ATGATAGAAAATTTTATGGAATCATCGAAATATGCACAGAATTTGTTTAAAATAAGGAATGAAATTATACAGGATATAAAAAACGAAAGTTTAGATGAAAATGTGCCGATTATTACAGATGAAGTGCTAAATTATATGATTTTTACTGCTAGAAATATAAAGGCTCGAAATATTTTGGAAATTGGTACAGCGACAGGTTATTCAGGACTATTTTTAGCACAAATCGCTAATGAAAATAGCGGGTTTTTGACAACAATGGAAATTGATGAAATTCGTTATGGAAAAGCTGTGGAAAATTTTAAGAAACTTGGATTATTTGAAAAGAATAAGATGATTTTTGGAGATGCTTTGGAAGAAATTCCGAAACTTGATAAGAATGTGAAATATGATTTTATTTTTATTGATGCGTCGAAAGGTCAGTATTTGAAGTTTTTTGAAATGAGTTATGAACTTCTCAATGAAAATGGAATTATTTTTATTGATAATCTAATGTTTCGTGGACTGGTTGCGGCAGATAAGGAAGAAATTCCAAAAAGATATAAGACAATTGTAAGAAGGCTCAAAGAGTTTATAGAAAAGTTGAATGAAGAGTATAATTTTGTACTGCTGCCGTTTGGAGATGGAGTTGGGATAGTAAAAAAATAA
- a CDS encoding endonuclease/exonuclease/phosphatase family protein, translating to MKFLLYNIRYGTGKYLNQPFKHMRGYLGRSVRHIYRIGKFINKYKPDIVGLVEVDLGSFRMYSRNQATLLGRITRNNNVYQYKYEEDSNYMKFPMVRKQGNALLSKKPVLREEFHYLDIGMKKLIIEVETEDVVVFLVHLALGGKTRQKQIVQLYNFVKNCKKPVIVAGDFNVFWGEEEIEMFLQASNLRNINIRKDPTFPSWNPKRELDFILCSKEIKVKSYEVIQTQLSDHLPILVDFEIVKSEKR from the coding sequence ATGAAATTTCTTTTGTATAATATTCGATATGGGACTGGAAAATATTTGAATCAGCCGTTTAAGCATATGCGAGGGTATTTGGGACGCTCTGTAAGGCATATATATCGCATTGGTAAATTTATTAATAAATATAAGCCTGATATTGTGGGACTTGTAGAGGTTGATCTTGGCTCATTTAGAATGTACAGCAGAAATCAGGCTACGCTTCTTGGGAGAATTACGAGAAATAATAATGTTTATCAGTATAAATATGAGGAAGATTCTAATTATATGAAATTTCCGATGGTGAGAAAGCAGGGGAATGCTTTGCTTTCTAAAAAGCCTGTTTTACGAGAAGAATTTCATTATCTGGATATTGGAATGAAAAAATTGATTATTGAGGTGGAAACGGAAGATGTTGTAGTATTTCTAGTTCATTTGGCACTTGGTGGAAAAACACGGCAGAAACAGATTGTGCAGCTTTACAATTTTGTGAAAAACTGCAAAAAGCCAGTTATAGTTGCTGGAGATTTTAATGTGTTCTGGGGAGAAGAGGAAATTGAAATGTTTTTACAGGCTTCCAACCTGCGAAATATAAACATAAGAAAAGATCCGACTTTTCCGAGCTGGAATCCAAAAAGGGAACTTGATTTTATACTTTGCTCAAAGGAAATAAAAGTAAAAAGTTATGAAGTTATACAAACTCAGCTTTCGGATCATCTGCCGATATTAGTTGATTTTGAAATTGTAAAATCAGAAAAAAGATAG
- the argC gene encoding N-acetyl-gamma-glutamyl-phosphate reductase: MIKVGVIGATGYAGQQLVWILNNHKEVKIEFISSYSNAGENMGDVYANYKKYFEKKLISQEEAEKSFGKIDVLFLALPHGLSEKMTKKALENDVKVFDLGADFRLDDSETYEKWYDVKHEFPEINQSAVYGLPEINRGKIKESQVIACPGCYPTSAILGAAPLLKNKVVKTDKIIIDSKSGVSGAGRSAKIDTIFTEVNENFKAYGVLKHRHTPEIKQEMDKLSESDINVVFTPHLLPINRGILSTIYLEVNEKWKESLTEEKIYEIYNEFYKNEYFIRVTENLPEIKNVKNSNICEIGVRYDSKSGNIIVISAIDNLIKGAGGQAVQSMNIMFGFEENMGLEFLSMYI; this comes from the coding sequence ATGATAAAAGTTGGAGTTATTGGAGCGACTGGATATGCTGGACAGCAGTTAGTATGGATATTGAATAACCATAAAGAAGTGAAAATTGAGTTTATTTCTTCGTATTCAAATGCTGGGGAAAATATGGGGGATGTGTATGCGAATTATAAAAAATATTTTGAGAAAAAATTGATTTCTCAGGAAGAGGCTGAAAAGAGTTTTGGAAAAATTGATGTGTTGTTTTTGGCATTGCCGCATGGATTGTCGGAAAAGATGACTAAGAAGGCACTTGAAAATGATGTAAAAGTTTTTGATTTGGGAGCAGATTTCAGGCTGGATGATTCGGAAACTTATGAAAAATGGTATGATGTTAAGCATGAGTTTCCTGAAATTAATCAGAGTGCAGTTTATGGCTTGCCTGAGATAAATAGGGGAAAAATAAAGGAAAGTCAAGTTATTGCATGTCCGGGGTGTTATCCGACATCAGCGATATTGGGAGCAGCGCCACTTTTAAAAAATAAAGTTGTAAAAACGGATAAAATAATAATTGATTCAAAATCTGGAGTTTCAGGAGCAGGGAGAAGTGCCAAAATAGATACAATTTTTACAGAAGTAAATGAAAACTTTAAGGCTTACGGAGTTTTAAAGCATAGACATACGCCTGAAATAAAGCAGGAAATGGATAAATTATCAGAAAGCGATATAAACGTAGTGTTTACTCCGCATTTATTACCGATAAATAGAGGGATTCTTTCAACAATTTATTTGGAAGTAAATGAAAAATGGAAGGAAAGTTTGACGGAAGAAAAGATTTATGAAATTTATAATGAGTTTTATAAAAATGAGTATTTTATAAGGGTTACTGAAAATTTGCCTGAGATAAAAAATGTGAAAAATAGTAATATTTGTGAAATTGGTGTCCGTTATGACTCAAAAAGTGGGAATATTATTGTAATTTCTGCGATTGACAACCTTATAAAAGGAGCAGGAGGGCAAGCTGTTCAAAGTATGAATATTATGTTTGGGTTTGAAGAAAATATGGGACTGGAATTTTTATCAATGTATATTTAA
- the argJ gene encoding bifunctional glutamate N-acetyltransferase/amino-acid acetyltransferase ArgJ → MKIIKDGTITNVKGIKAAGISAQLKKSGKKDLALIYSEKKAVSAAVFTKNLVKAAPIILNMENIKNGNTQGIIVNSGNANSCTGETGLENAKKMTEFAANELGLKKEEILVQSTGIIGVQLDMEKIETGISKICKEISKDGGNDAASAIMTTDTFTKQICAEIEIDGKTVTVAGMAKGSGMIHPNMATMLAFTVTDVNIEKSLLQKIFSEITDSTFNMISVDGDTSTNDMACVIANGASENKKIIDENSEGYSKFKEALHFVNQELAKLIAKDGEGATKLIEVTVTGAKSKKDAQKVAKSVITSSLFKAAVFGEDPNWGRILCAVGYSEAKLIVDKINIFLGNDINALQKGVQVAKNGMGIEFDNEKAVKILKNGKVEILIELNDGEFSSTAWGCDLSYDYVKINAEYHT, encoded by the coding sequence ATGAAAATAATAAAAGATGGGACAATTACTAATGTTAAAGGGATAAAGGCGGCAGGAATATCGGCACAGTTGAAAAAAAGCGGAAAAAAAGACTTGGCATTGATTTATAGTGAAAAAAAGGCAGTTTCAGCTGCGGTGTTTACAAAAAATCTTGTAAAAGCGGCTCCGATTATTTTGAATATGGAAAATATAAAAAATGGAAACACACAGGGAATTATTGTAAATAGCGGGAATGCTAATTCGTGTACTGGAGAAACTGGACTTGAAAATGCTAAAAAAATGACGGAATTTGCAGCAAATGAACTGGGACTCAAAAAAGAGGAGATTTTGGTGCAGTCTACTGGAATTATTGGAGTTCAGCTGGATATGGAAAAAATAGAAACTGGAATTAGTAAAATTTGCAAGGAAATATCGAAGGATGGAGGAAATGACGCAGCGTCGGCAATTATGACAACGGACACTTTTACAAAACAGATTTGTGCAGAAATTGAAATAGATGGAAAAACAGTAACAGTTGCGGGAATGGCAAAAGGTTCTGGGATGATACATCCAAATATGGCTACAATGCTGGCTTTCACAGTAACGGATGTAAATATTGAAAAATCGTTGCTGCAAAAAATATTTTCTGAAATTACAGACAGCACATTTAATATGATTTCAGTTGACGGAGATACAAGTACAAATGATATGGCTTGTGTTATTGCTAATGGAGCTTCCGAAAATAAAAAAATTATCGATGAAAATTCTGAAGGATACAGCAAATTTAAAGAGGCACTTCATTTTGTGAATCAGGAGCTGGCAAAGTTGATTGCAAAAGATGGAGAAGGGGCGACAAAATTAATTGAAGTTACTGTAACTGGGGCAAAAAGTAAAAAAGACGCACAAAAAGTTGCAAAATCAGTAATAACTTCGAGTCTTTTCAAAGCGGCTGTATTTGGGGAAGATCCAAACTGGGGAAGAATCCTTTGTGCTGTAGGTTATTCTGAAGCGAAACTTATTGTTGATAAAATAAATATTTTTCTTGGAAATGATATTAATGCTTTACAAAAAGGAGTTCAAGTTGCAAAAAATGGCATGGGAATAGAATTTGACAACGAAAAGGCTGTTAAAATTTTGAAAAATGGGAAAGTTGAAATTTTGATTGAACTGAATGATGGAGAGTTTTCTTCGACTGCGTGGGGATGTGACTTGAGTTATGATTACGTGAAAATAAATGCTGAATATCATACATAA
- the rfaE1 gene encoding D-glycero-beta-D-manno-heptose-7-phosphate kinase, with amino-acid sequence MISIQRLEELIKKFSNVRIAVVGDMMLDEYLIGKVNRISPEAPVPIVNIEKERFVLGGASNVANNLTSLKGKVFVYGVIGDDANGEKFIKELEEKNIDSNGIVKDETRPTIIKSRVLSQGQQLLRLDWEKDTDISEDIQNQLLENFEKNIENIDAVLISDYNKGLLTKHLSERIIEIAKKHNKKVMVDPKPQNFKNYVGATSMTPNRKEILDYFGMKKFTSEEEIAEKMAQLKDDLKLDSVVLTRSEEGVSLFRTKHKRIPTVAREVYDVTGAGDTFISTFLLSICAGADLYEAGVIANMASGIVVAKIGTATATQDEIIEFYKDNDNILKNI; translated from the coding sequence ATAAAAAAATTTAGTAATGTGAGAATTGCGGTTGTTGGTGATATGATGCTGGATGAGTATCTAATAGGAAAAGTTAATAGAATTTCTCCTGAAGCACCAGTTCCTATCGTAAATATTGAAAAGGAAAGATTTGTACTTGGAGGAGCTTCAAATGTGGCAAATAACTTAACATCACTTAAAGGAAAAGTTTTTGTTTACGGTGTCATTGGAGATGATGCGAATGGTGAAAAATTTATAAAGGAACTTGAAGAAAAAAATATTGATTCTAATGGAATTGTAAAGGATGAAACGCGTCCAACAATTATTAAAAGTAGAGTTTTGTCACAAGGTCAACAGCTACTTAGATTAGACTGGGAAAAAGATACTGATATTTCAGAAGATATTCAAAATCAACTTTTGGAAAATTTTGAGAAAAATATTGAAAATATTGATGCAGTATTGATTTCTGATTACAATAAAGGGTTACTTACAAAACATTTATCAGAAAGAATTATAGAAATAGCAAAAAAACATAATAAAAAAGTAATGGTTGATCCAAAACCGCAGAATTTTAAAAATTATGTGGGAGCAACTTCAATGACTCCAAATAGAAAAGAAATTTTGGATTATTTTGGAATGAAAAAATTTACTAGCGAGGAAGAAATTGCTGAAAAAATGGCTCAGTTAAAGGATGATTTAAAACTAGACAGCGTTGTGCTTACTCGAAGTGAAGAGGGAGTTTCGCTGTTTAGAACAAAACATAAGAGAATACCGACTGTGGCAAGGGAAGTTTATGATGTTACAGGAGCTGGAGATACCTTTATATCGACATTTTTACTTTCGATATGTGCTGGAGCGGATTTGTATGAGGCTGGGGTAATTGCGAATATGGCGTCTGGAATTGTGGTAGCAAAAATAGGAACGGCTACTGCAACACAAGATGAAATAATAGAATTTTACAAGGATAATGACAATATATTAAAAAATATATAA